The Pseudodesulfovibrio sp. zrk46 genome contains a region encoding:
- a CDS encoding Crp/Fnr family transcriptional regulator — translation MKFSGVNLLDELARPELSELKSIFNQRTFSKGAVIYTPDEMDNLVFVITNGRVRVYLTYEDKEFTLAILNPGDLYSTHAGCFIQAFDNTELLVADVHRVKTVMDRVPMFTRTMVRVLGHILQNSFSIIGGLAFKDIYARLMDYILMEARQSGVEHKEGILISLDLTMEQLALLMGATRQTVSTLLNDMVRAALIQKMGRGKYLIPDLVALEKSAAEKR, via the coding sequence ATGAAGTTCTCCGGAGTCAATCTGTTAGATGAACTGGCGAGACCAGAGCTCTCAGAACTCAAATCCATCTTTAATCAACGAACTTTTTCAAAGGGTGCGGTGATCTACACCCCTGATGAAATGGATAATCTTGTTTTCGTTATCACCAATGGTCGAGTAAGGGTTTACCTCACATATGAGGATAAAGAATTTACGCTTGCCATTCTGAACCCTGGTGACCTTTATTCTACCCATGCAGGCTGCTTCATACAGGCCTTCGACAACACAGAACTGTTAGTTGCCGATGTTCACCGAGTCAAAACAGTCATGGACCGAGTTCCAATGTTTACACGTACTATGGTTAGAGTACTCGGGCACATTCTCCAAAATTCTTTCTCGATCATTGGAGGACTTGCATTCAAGGATATCTATGCTCGGTTAATGGACTACATCTTGATGGAAGCTCGGCAATCAGGAGTTGAACACAAAGAAGGAATACTTATTTCTCTTGATCTCACTATGGAGCAACTTGCACTGCTAATGGGGGCCACCCGACAAACGGTTTCCACTCTCCTTAACGACATGGTTCGAGCAGCCCTCATCCAAAAAATGGGGCGAGGGAAATATCTCATTCCAGACCTAGTCGCCTTAGAAAAAAGCGCAGCAGAAAAAAGGTAG
- a CDS encoding nitrite reductase, whose amino-acid sequence MDKNVSESLIVMPVERKDGTYALRLCLNQGLLTPGQTRRVLEVMETHDGTSLRATTGQRMNLEGVPKEKLDEVVAALGTSIPKCPPGVSVCPGGELCKYGQQETREIGDRVLDVIKANGPYPFKIKSGVSGCGMACGLSFVRDIGLVAISKGWNVLYGGSARHRAAPGVRLAKGVSEDEALAFIEKGLIYYRENARKGERIGMMVRRLGAEVIVDALK is encoded by the coding sequence ATGGATAAAAACGTTTCCGAATCCCTGATTGTTATGCCTGTAGAGCGTAAAGACGGCACTTATGCTCTTCGCCTTTGCTTGAATCAGGGCCTACTAACTCCTGGTCAGACTCGTCGTGTTTTGGAAGTGATGGAGACTCATGACGGTACATCCCTGCGTGCAACGACTGGGCAACGAATGAATCTTGAGGGAGTCCCAAAGGAAAAATTGGACGAGGTGGTTGCAGCTCTTGGTACTTCTATTCCCAAATGTCCTCCCGGTGTTTCCGTTTGTCCTGGTGGTGAGCTGTGCAAATACGGTCAACAAGAGACCCGTGAAATCGGTGATCGAGTATTGGACGTGATTAAAGCAAACGGTCCATATCCATTTAAGATCAAAAGTGGAGTGTCCGGTTGTGGTATGGCCTGTGGACTGAGCTTTGTTCGTGACATCGGATTGGTTGCAATTTCAAAAGGGTGGAATGTGCTCTATGGTGGTTCCGCGCGTCACCGTGCTGCTCCGGGGGTAAGACTAGCTAAGGGCGTGTCTGAAGATGAAGCTCTTGCATTCATCGAAAAGGGTCTCATTTACTACCGTGAAAACGCTAGAAAGGGCGAACGTATTGGCATGATGGTTCGTCGATTGGGGGCGGAAGTAATAGTGGATGCGCTGAAGTAG
- a CDS encoding GAK system XXXCH domain-containing protein, translated as MKINKFTEISDIAAFLRDFADAIENGGANEFACVDDFKKIKIVVKKEFGQIQLKAKVRTNETCVEPSITEDAQSSAPVKPDYKILKKQMRSSFKVLVKMIHDNQLPPKEAVDSFLKDSALMVTYPGYGDEYYESYSLTCEALKKAFEANDMDALHKAVDALIHEKSRCHAQYD; from the coding sequence ATGAAAATCAATAAATTCACCGAGATTAGCGACATCGCCGCATTTTTAAGAGATTTCGCAGATGCAATTGAGAACGGGGGGGCAAATGAGTTTGCTTGTGTTGATGATTTCAAAAAAATAAAAATCGTTGTTAAAAAAGAGTTCGGACAAATCCAACTTAAAGCTAAGGTTCGAACAAACGAAACTTGTGTAGAACCTTCAATCACTGAAGACGCTCAGTCAAGTGCACCGGTAAAGCCCGATTATAAAATACTTAAAAAGCAGATGCGTTCGAGTTTCAAAGTGCTGGTAAAAATGATCCACGACAACCAACTCCCCCCCAAGGAAGCAGTGGACTCATTTCTCAAAGACTCAGCTTTGATGGTCACTTATCCAGGCTATGGTGATGAATATTACGAAAGCTACTCACTGACCTGTGAAGCTCTCAAAAAAGCCTTTGAGGCAAACGACATGGATGCCCTTCACAAAGCTGTTGATGCACTAATCCACGAAAAGAGTCGCTGTCATGCACAGTATGACTAA
- the cobT gene encoding nicotinate-nucleotide--dimethylbenzimidazole phosphoribosyltransferase — protein sequence MDRALEMTIANVEPLDASLRQIGQSHLDNLTKPKGSLGRLEELALQLFLIQGGNALKVDPMRIYTVAADHGVNAEGVSVYPQEVTRQMVTNSLAGGSGIAVLAETANVELVLVDVGSCGGVYDDHPHLIQDKIADGTANLVHGPAMTREQCLCALNLGISLADKAREEGIKVLGTGELGISNTTPSTALYCAYLGIDPDSITGPGGGLRPEGVKAKAAIVKRGLDVDSKFVNTGDALDVLMALGGLEIAALAGMIIGGAKNRQLVCVDGFISTAAYVAAWKLCPVVKDYCIISHASAEPGHKVAMETLAVSPLLDLDMRLGEGTGAAVAMFFIRAAANIFNDMASFADAGVAEASK from the coding sequence ATGGATAGAGCCTTGGAAATGACTATTGCTAATGTAGAACCGTTAGATGCTTCTCTGCGGCAAATTGGTCAATCTCATCTTGATAATTTGACAAAACCAAAGGGGAGTTTAGGTCGATTAGAGGAACTGGCTTTGCAACTGTTTCTCATTCAAGGTGGGAATGCTCTCAAGGTTGACCCAATGCGAATATACACCGTCGCAGCTGACCACGGTGTCAATGCGGAAGGGGTGAGTGTCTATCCGCAAGAAGTGACGCGACAGATGGTGACGAATTCTCTTGCGGGGGGATCGGGTATAGCTGTGCTGGCTGAAACTGCCAACGTTGAGCTCGTCTTGGTAGATGTCGGTTCATGTGGTGGCGTTTATGACGATCACCCACATCTGATTCAGGATAAGATCGCCGATGGCACAGCAAATTTGGTACATGGACCTGCCATGACCCGAGAGCAATGTTTGTGTGCACTTAACTTGGGAATATCACTGGCAGATAAGGCTCGTGAAGAGGGGATTAAGGTGCTTGGTACTGGTGAGTTGGGGATTTCTAATACAACTCCCTCTACAGCTTTGTATTGTGCTTATTTAGGTATTGATCCAGACAGTATCACAGGACCTGGCGGTGGGTTACGGCCTGAAGGGGTTAAGGCTAAAGCTGCCATCGTAAAGCGTGGGCTTGATGTTGATAGTAAATTTGTTAATACTGGCGATGCGTTAGATGTTCTTATGGCTCTTGGCGGACTGGAGATTGCAGCGCTGGCAGGTATGATAATTGGCGGTGCCAAGAATCGTCAGCTTGTGTGCGTTGACGGTTTTATTTCTACTGCTGCCTATGTCGCTGCATGGAAGCTTTGCCCTGTGGTTAAGGACTATTGTATTATTAGTCATGCTTCTGCTGAGCCTGGGCACAAAGTTGCGATGGAGACTTTGGCTGTCTCTCCGTTGCTTGATTTGGATATGCGCCTAGGGGAAGGAACTGGTGCTGCCGTGGCTATGTTTTTTATACGAGCAGCAGCTAATATTTTCAATGATATGGCATCATTTGCCGATGCTGGCGTCGCAGAAGCTTCTAAGTAG
- a CDS encoding response regulator, with amino-acid sequence MRSDDTIIRVLLVDDEPDFTSVLSKRLSRTGMEVATASDACEAYGTLDRCPFDVAVVDINMPGIDGIQTLKAVKRSFREVEVIILTGHGTIHEAGQALHSGAFDFLFKPVSFEQLASRIRDAAGREPDRKRIPA; translated from the coding sequence ATGAGATCTGATGATACTATAATTCGTGTTCTTCTTGTGGACGATGAACCGGATTTCACCTCTGTTCTGTCGAAACGACTGTCTCGAACTGGCATGGAGGTGGCGACAGCCTCTGACGCCTGTGAAGCATATGGCACGCTCGATCGTTGTCCCTTCGACGTGGCCGTGGTCGATATAAACATGCCGGGAATCGACGGCATACAGACCCTCAAAGCTGTCAAAAGGTCGTTCCGCGAAGTGGAGGTCATCATTCTCACCGGACACGGGACTATTCACGAAGCAGGACAAGCCCTTCACTCCGGTGCGTTCGACTTTTTGTTTAAACCCGTGTCTTTTGAACAATTGGCTTCTCGAATCAGGGACGCCGCAGGCCGGGAGCCGGACCGCAAACGGATCCCGGCCTGA
- a CDS encoding sensor histidine kinase, with product MHPDQKATYDKLSRNIALTVITVSIAPLILVGGLIFDQMRSIYREKVYSHLAEVVDKHKDTVDSFLQEKLNEVHYLGRAYSYEQLTDPVFLQETLRGIQQQFGRIFVDIGVIDENGRQIAYAGPYALLGADYSAAEWYRQSRNQEAVISDVILGLRQSPHFFITINNDTGGKKWTLRVTIDFLAFSHLVENIRIGETGSAYILNNQGVFQTKPLESYEHLTLSPVSSIPLPELSDVSIGIASGSDGEDYLEVASPLNNGNWRLVYLQRVSDAFSAMTRAETVTLLIFLVGGIAIVVTAIVISRQLVVRFKIIDRESELMSKQMVETGKLAAIGELAAGIAHEINNPVAIMIEEAGWVADIMEDEGKGLASSSEIDRALQQVATQGRRCKDITHKLLSFARQTDSRVTNVVLPALIREVVDISMQPARYGQVDFDLTLEEAMPPVRASVTELHQVFLNLVNNAIQAMETEGGGTLSISCRENNGVAEVVVADDGPGIPAANLNRVFDPFFTTKPVGKGSGLGLSICFGIIHQMGGEIDVESGVGQGTRFNIRLPYPAPVEQANAKELHHD from the coding sequence ATGCACCCTGATCAAAAGGCCACATACGACAAATTGTCCCGTAATATCGCGTTGACCGTGATTACGGTTTCTATTGCGCCATTGATTTTGGTGGGTGGTCTTATTTTTGATCAGATGCGTTCCATCTATCGAGAGAAGGTTTACTCTCATCTGGCCGAGGTGGTGGATAAGCATAAGGATACCGTGGATTCCTTCCTTCAGGAAAAGCTGAATGAGGTTCACTACCTTGGCCGGGCTTATTCTTATGAACAATTGACTGACCCTGTTTTTCTGCAGGAAACCCTTCGCGGTATCCAGCAACAGTTCGGCCGTATTTTTGTGGATATTGGCGTCATCGATGAGAATGGGCGACAGATTGCCTATGCTGGCCCATATGCCTTACTAGGTGCAGATTATTCTGCGGCAGAGTGGTATCGGCAGTCCCGAAACCAAGAAGCGGTTATTAGTGACGTTATCTTAGGACTTCGTCAGTCTCCACATTTCTTTATTACTATTAATAATGATACTGGTGGGAAGAAGTGGACTTTGCGCGTTACGATCGATTTTCTGGCATTTAGTCATTTAGTAGAAAATATCCGGATCGGTGAGACTGGCTCTGCTTATATACTAAACAACCAAGGCGTCTTTCAGACCAAGCCTCTTGAGTCTTATGAACACCTGACCCTTTCTCCTGTAAGTAGTATCCCGCTTCCAGAATTGTCTGACGTATCCATTGGAATCGCGTCGGGTAGTGATGGCGAGGATTACTTGGAAGTAGCTTCTCCGCTTAACAATGGTAATTGGAGACTTGTCTATCTTCAGCGGGTTTCAGATGCTTTTTCAGCCATGACTCGGGCTGAAACTGTTACTCTCCTAATCTTTTTAGTGGGTGGTATCGCTATTGTTGTAACCGCCATCGTTATCTCGCGTCAGTTGGTCGTTCGGTTCAAGATCATCGACCGTGAGTCTGAGCTTATGAGTAAGCAGATGGTGGAAACCGGCAAGCTTGCCGCTATAGGCGAACTTGCCGCGGGTATTGCTCACGAGATCAATAATCCTGTGGCTATCATGATCGAAGAGGCCGGTTGGGTGGCTGACATCATGGAAGACGAAGGTAAGGGATTAGCTTCTTCTAGTGAAATTGATCGTGCTTTGCAGCAGGTTGCGACCCAAGGTCGACGGTGCAAGGACATTACACACAAACTCCTTAGTTTTGCTCGTCAGACTGATTCTCGAGTTACGAATGTTGTGCTGCCGGCGCTTATTCGTGAAGTGGTAGATATTTCGATGCAACCAGCGCGCTATGGCCAGGTTGATTTTGATCTGACCCTTGAAGAAGCGATGCCGCCCGTTCGTGCCTCGGTTACTGAACTTCATCAAGTTTTTTTGAATCTTGTAAACAACGCGATTCAAGCAATGGAAACTGAAGGTGGAGGGACTTTGTCCATCTCTTGCCGAGAGAATAACGGTGTGGCTGAGGTTGTTGTAGCTGATGATGGACCAGGTATTCCTGCCGCTAATCTTAACAGAGTCTTTGATCCATTTTTTACCACAAAGCCTGTGGGCAAGGGCAGTGGGCTCGGGTTGTCAATTTGTTTTGGAATTATCCACCAGATGGGTGGAGAAATAGATGTAGAAAGTGGTGTGGGCCAGGGGACCCGGTTCAATATCCGGCTTCCGTACCCCGCTCCAGTGGAACAGGCAAACGCAAAGGAGTTGCACCATGACTAA
- a CDS encoding response regulator: MTNATILIVDDEMGFVETMAKRLQKRNMTVYKAYDGDAALSQLEEHKDVQVVILDMKMPGKDGLAVLQDIKEAHPLVEVIMLTGHATVPTAVEGMQHGAFDYLMKPCSFDNLNEKILEAVALKNEHETEAVEERVGNIAGRMG, encoded by the coding sequence ATGACTAATGCCACGATCCTGATAGTGGACGATGAAATGGGCTTTGTCGAAACCATGGCAAAACGTCTGCAGAAGCGGAACATGACCGTGTACAAGGCTTATGATGGCGATGCGGCCCTCAGCCAGTTGGAAGAGCACAAGGACGTCCAGGTCGTTATTTTGGATATGAAAATGCCCGGTAAAGACGGTCTGGCCGTGTTGCAGGATATAAAGGAAGCTCACCCTCTGGTTGAAGTGATCATGCTTACTGGTCACGCGACCGTGCCGACGGCTGTCGAAGGAATGCAGCACGGGGCATTCGACTATCTTATGAAGCCTTGTAGTTTCGACAATCTCAATGAGAAAATTCTTGAAGCCGTGGCTTTAAAGAATGAGCACGAAACTGAGGCAGTGGAAGAGCGTGTCGGTAATATTGCCGGACGTATGGGATAG
- a CDS encoding response regulator, with product MTTRTNIRLLIVDDEIGFADVLRKRMARRGVEATPASSGEEAFRILRGYEFDVAIVDLKLQGMDGVEILRVFRLMAPDMPVLMLTGHGCDDARRICMEYGASGYLHKPIEFDRLLERTLHAAEAGGAA from the coding sequence ATGACCACCCGCACGAACATACGACTTCTCATTGTTGATGATGAGATCGGCTTTGCCGATGTGCTGCGCAAGCGTATGGCTCGTCGGGGTGTTGAGGCTACGCCCGCATCTAGTGGGGAAGAAGCATTTCGTATCTTGCGTGGTTACGAATTTGACGTCGCCATCGTAGACCTCAAGCTTCAGGGCATGGACGGGGTGGAGATCCTTCGTGTTTTCCGCCTTATGGCTCCAGATATGCCGGTGCTTATGCTTACCGGACATGGGTGTGATGACGCCCGAAGAATATGTATGGAATACGGGGCTTCTGGCTATCTGCATAAGCCCATAGAATTCGACAGACTTCTGGAAAGAACTCTGCACGCAGCTGAGGCAGGAGGTGCCGCATGA
- a CDS encoding response regulator, which translates to MNGVNVLHIDDETGFSASVGRRLIRRGMNCHSAASGPEALDILAREDVDVVLLDIKMPGMDGIKTLGSIKKEHPMIEVIMLTGHADTDIVISSLAMGAYDYLIKPVEIGIIMRKIEDAAERRKRNLEQGAR; encoded by the coding sequence ATGAATGGTGTCAACGTTCTGCATATCGATGATGAGACAGGGTTCTCCGCTTCGGTTGGCAGGCGGTTGATCCGGCGGGGCATGAATTGCCACTCGGCTGCCAGCGGTCCAGAAGCGCTGGATATATTGGCACGGGAAGATGTCGATGTTGTATTGCTCGACATCAAAATGCCGGGAATGGACGGCATCAAGACCCTTGGTAGTATCAAAAAAGAGCATCCTATGATAGAAGTCATAATGCTCACAGGTCATGCGGATACGGACATTGTCATATCCAGTTTGGCCATGGGAGCTTATGACTATCTGATTAAACCGGTTGAGATCGGTATAATCATGCGAAAGATCGAAGATGCTGCCGAGAGACGAAAAAGAAACCTGGAACAAGGGGCGCGATAG
- a CDS encoding sulfite exporter TauE/SafE family protein — translation MRFFNQWGRFMMAGAGALAQWEINNAKSIVSSRKKLLLIGLMVIPIILGGIAFADDIGPVLPDLLGGKKAYSPAFYSLGIFLVSIAIGMGAGLITGCIGAGGGFIIAPALMSAGIKGILAVGTDLFHIFAKAIMGSVIHRKLGNVSVALAVVFLVGAVIGATAGGIINRVLYEINPVLSDAFITTVYSLMLGFLGFYALSDYLRSRKKGGGGDAHGGSEGAELGAMSKNLQSVNFPPMVKFDQDLVPGGRQISWVFLVLSGALVGLAAGIMGVGGGFLTFPIFVYVLGVSSMTTVGTDIFQIVFTAGFASVSQYAIYGFIFYTLAMGMLIGSLLGIQIGALVTKVVPGITIRGFYAMAVLAGFMNRIFALPGKLGEMGVIPISAEMGAILNDIGIWAFFVVIGGFSVWVIGTFLRNIPALKSGEAH, via the coding sequence ATGCGATTTTTCAATCAATGGGGAAGATTCATGATGGCGGGAGCCGGAGCTCTCGCACAATGGGAAATTAACAACGCAAAGTCGATTGTGAGCAGCCGTAAAAAGCTGTTGTTGATCGGTCTTATGGTTATTCCCATTATTCTCGGCGGCATTGCGTTCGCCGATGACATCGGACCAGTTCTGCCCGACCTGTTGGGCGGTAAGAAAGCTTACAGCCCGGCGTTTTACAGTTTGGGAATTTTTCTGGTGTCCATTGCCATCGGCATGGGCGCAGGTTTGATTACCGGCTGTATTGGTGCAGGTGGTGGATTTATTATCGCCCCAGCTCTTATGTCTGCCGGCATCAAGGGGATTTTGGCGGTCGGTACTGACCTTTTCCATATTTTCGCAAAGGCGATAATGGGAAGTGTCATTCATCGAAAGCTTGGTAATGTCTCTGTCGCACTGGCAGTGGTTTTTCTTGTCGGTGCTGTGATTGGCGCAACTGCTGGTGGTATCATCAACCGTGTACTCTATGAGATCAACCCAGTCCTGAGTGATGCATTTATCACGACTGTATACTCTCTGATGCTTGGCTTCTTGGGCTTCTATGCTCTGTCTGATTACTTGCGGTCGCGCAAGAAGGGCGGTGGCGGAGACGCTCATGGTGGTTCCGAGGGCGCTGAACTTGGTGCCATGTCCAAGAACCTTCAGTCCGTCAACTTCCCCCCCATGGTGAAGTTTGATCAGGACTTGGTCCCTGGTGGCCGTCAGATCTCTTGGGTCTTCTTGGTCCTTTCCGGAGCATTGGTTGGCCTTGCTGCTGGTATTATGGGTGTTGGTGGAGGCTTTCTGACCTTCCCGATCTTTGTCTACGTCCTCGGTGTTTCTTCCATGACCACCGTTGGTACCGACATCTTCCAGATCGTATTTACCGCAGGTTTTGCCTCGGTCTCCCAGTATGCAATTTATGGATTCATCTTTTACACTTTGGCAATGGGTATGCTTATCGGATCCCTGCTCGGTATTCAGATCGGCGCACTAGTTACCAAGGTTGTCCCCGGTATTACTATTCGTGGCTTCTACGCCATGGCTGTTTTGGCCGGTTTCATGAATCGAATCTTTGCACTGCCCGGCAAGCTTGGTGAAATGGGTGTTATCCCAATCTCAGCTGAAATGGGGGCAATACTCAATGATATTGGTATTTGGGCATTCTTTGTCGTAATCGGCGGATTCTCCGTCTGGGTTATCGGTACGTTCCTGCGCAATATCCCTGCGCTGAAGAGCGGGGAGGCACATTAA
- a CDS encoding ATP-binding protein, whose translation MNLQNYYDTVMQLSHGIVVTLDLDGLVVHGNAELEQLSGYSMQELAGRDWFETFIPEDERDAARKAVLERAHDQGVSAMAGAIRDRDGDFIYIHWHLKPLADSKGEVISILCVGQDVTGHMLRENGLLRERFTLMERNKELNCLYEISQLMGDMEPPLGVLLQRVVQVLSNGFQHPEKTHVRLRVDNEIWETSSFLATDHVISEPVMVHREKRGELAVFAESGHKAPFIDDELDLLATAVQQVALIVAKKESRESKLALEAQLRQADRLAKIGQFSAGVAHEINEPLANILGFAELALQTPNLPEQVKSDLGSIVDSSLHAREVIRKLMFFSRQMPPQLLEVDFNEVVEQAISITETGAKRSNVEIVRDFDSALPRLHADPQHLKQVVINLVANSIQAMPDGGRITVQTISDGSDAYIIVEDTGPGMEPEVLKQIFNPFYTTKDVDQGTGLGLSVVHGIIKAHDGFIQVHSKPGEGTRVEVAFPCPKDGILCSEGVS comes from the coding sequence ATGAATCTTCAGAATTATTACGACACGGTCATGCAATTAAGTCACGGAATCGTGGTGACGCTTGATTTAGATGGCCTCGTTGTGCATGGAAATGCTGAGTTGGAACAGCTGTCAGGTTATTCCATGCAGGAGCTCGCCGGTCGTGATTGGTTTGAGACCTTCATCCCAGAAGATGAACGTGATGCCGCTCGTAAAGCTGTGTTGGAGCGTGCTCATGATCAGGGTGTTTCCGCAATGGCCGGTGCCATTCGCGACCGCGACGGTGATTTTATCTACATTCATTGGCATCTTAAGCCGTTGGCTGACTCCAAAGGAGAGGTTATATCTATTTTATGTGTCGGTCAGGATGTGACTGGGCACATGTTGCGAGAAAATGGGTTACTTCGTGAGCGCTTCACTTTGATGGAGCGCAACAAAGAACTAAATTGTCTCTATGAAATCAGTCAGCTTATGGGTGATATGGAACCTCCACTAGGTGTACTTCTTCAACGAGTTGTCCAAGTGCTTTCAAATGGTTTTCAGCACCCGGAAAAGACGCATGTTCGTTTGCGAGTAGATAACGAAATATGGGAAACTAGCTCTTTTCTCGCTACGGACCATGTTATTAGTGAGCCTGTTATGGTGCACCGCGAAAAGCGTGGTGAGTTAGCGGTATTTGCAGAGTCTGGTCATAAGGCTCCGTTTATTGATGACGAGCTAGACTTGTTGGCTACAGCGGTTCAGCAAGTGGCACTCATTGTGGCCAAAAAGGAGTCGCGCGAGTCTAAGTTAGCCCTAGAGGCGCAACTGCGTCAGGCTGACAGGTTGGCGAAAATTGGACAATTCTCTGCTGGTGTAGCACATGAAATAAATGAGCCTTTGGCCAATATCTTGGGTTTTGCTGAGTTGGCTCTTCAAACACCGAATCTGCCTGAGCAGGTGAAGTCTGATCTTGGTTCTATTGTCGATTCGTCGTTGCATGCACGTGAAGTCATTCGCAAATTAATGTTTTTTAGTCGCCAGATGCCACCTCAATTGTTGGAAGTGGATTTTAATGAAGTGGTGGAACAAGCTATTTCAATCACTGAAACTGGTGCTAAGCGTTCCAATGTGGAAATCGTACGTGATTTCGATTCAGCATTGCCAAGACTGCACGCTGATCCTCAGCATCTTAAGCAGGTTGTGATTAATCTTGTTGCTAACAGCATCCAAGCGATGCCGGATGGCGGTCGCATAACTGTTCAGACCATAAGTGATGGAAGCGATGCCTATATCATTGTCGAAGACACTGGGCCAGGTATGGAGCCAGAAGTGCTGAAGCAAATTTTCAATCCATTTTACACTACCAAGGATGTAGACCAAGGAACTGGCCTTGGTTTGTCTGTCGTGCATGGGATAATTAAGGCGCATGATGGGTTTATTCAGGTCCACAGTAAGCCTGGAGAAGGTACGCGTGTTGAAGTGGCTTTTCCCTGTCCAAAGGACGGAATCCTGTGTAGCGAGGGTGTCTCATGA
- a CDS encoding sigma-54 dependent transcriptional regulator, whose translation MSNSIRILAVDDSKSTLEVIKRNLQPEGYEVFTCERVDEALPLLEDLEVDLVITDYRMPQATGMDLIKHVRANYPDTEIMMITGYPSIPGAVEAIKDGAGEYLAKPFTKEELLGAVERIVERHQRRRVLSSPDTPPDNFGIIGSSLEMEQVFRRIGKAAATDANVLIVGESGTGKELVARAVHYNSDRRAAPFVPVNCTAIPDSLVESELFGHVKGAFTGAKEGRAGFFEIAQAGSIFLDEIGDASPNMQAKLLRVIQSKEFTKVGSSKVHTVDTRILAATHKNLKRMVEEGSFREDLYYRINVVDIPVPNLSERGDDILVLVHHFLSKFSRAMHRTPPGLTDDVLQAFRRYAWPGNVRELENLIQRLVVIVDHDPVEVTDLPESMRFSLPKEGGVNRSLAEVEYEHIQNVLTMTGDNKTRAAEILGINRKTLREKIKRMEQRGES comes from the coding sequence ATGAGTAATTCTATACGAATCTTGGCTGTCGATGACAGCAAATCTACTCTTGAAGTAATTAAGCGAAATTTACAGCCTGAAGGGTATGAAGTCTTTACTTGCGAAAGAGTGGATGAAGCTTTGCCGTTGTTGGAAGACTTGGAGGTCGATTTAGTAATCACTGATTACCGTATGCCACAGGCAACCGGTATGGACCTTATTAAACATGTTCGTGCGAATTACCCGGACACCGAGATCATGATGATTACAGGGTATCCGTCAATCCCCGGAGCTGTTGAGGCCATCAAAGACGGTGCAGGGGAGTACCTTGCTAAACCATTTACTAAAGAAGAATTGCTTGGAGCTGTAGAGCGTATAGTTGAACGTCATCAGAGAAGACGAGTGCTTAGTTCACCGGATACACCTCCAGATAATTTTGGCATAATTGGCAGTTCGCTTGAAATGGAGCAGGTATTTCGGCGTATTGGCAAGGCTGCAGCTACAGATGCCAATGTACTAATTGTTGGCGAATCGGGGACAGGTAAGGAATTGGTCGCACGTGCGGTTCATTATAATAGTGATCGTCGAGCAGCCCCTTTTGTTCCCGTCAATTGCACGGCTATTCCCGATAGTTTGGTTGAGAGTGAATTATTTGGTCATGTAAAAGGTGCATTTACAGGAGCGAAAGAAGGGCGGGCTGGTTTTTTTGAAATAGCTCAGGCCGGTTCTATTTTTCTTGATGAAATAGGTGATGCAAGTCCCAATATGCAGGCTAAATTGCTGCGAGTGATTCAATCAAAGGAATTTACTAAAGTGGGCTCTAGCAAAGTGCATACTGTTGATACTAGAATCCTTGCAGCTACGCATAAGAATTTAAAGAGAATGGTCGAAGAGGGCTCATTCCGAGAAGACCTTTACTACCGTATTAATGTCGTTGATATTCCCGTTCCTAATTTAAGCGAACGAGGTGATGATATATTGGTGTTGGTCCATCATTTTCTGTCCAAGTTTTCTAGGGCTATGCACCGGACGCCACCGGGTTTAACCGATGATGTACTTCAAGCATTTCGTCGATACGCTTGGCCCGGTAATGTCCGAGAACTGGAAAATTTGATTCAACGACTTGTCGTGATAGTAGATCACGACCCCGTGGAGGTTACTGATCTTCCGGAAAGCATGCGTTTTAGTTTACCGAAAGAAGGTGGAGTTAATCGTTCCCTTGCTGAAGTTGAATATGAGCATATTCAAAATGTTCTCACAATGACTGGTGATAATAAGACTCGTGCTGCTGAAATCTTAGGGATTAATAGAAAAACCCTGCGCGAAAAGATTAAGAGAATGGAGCAACGGGGAGAAAGCTAA